A portion of the Kineosporia corallincola genome contains these proteins:
- a CDS encoding DUF6318 family protein translates to MIGGFFRGVVVVSGLLALTACWGGSSGATSATTATVSASATGSPTATLAPPVAPEAERSAEGAEAFVRYFWEVHNYAYENLETKLLTRISEPKCSFCRATDKNISELRTEGTQIQGSRVRMDQIAVPPIDIKTGVIVSGTIDQEPAQLTHANGSQTTASAISNAQCFVSLNWTQNSWLVADVAIEES, encoded by the coding sequence ATGATCGGGGGATTCTTTCGGGGTGTTGTCGTTGTGTCCGGGCTCTTGGCTCTGACCGCTTGCTGGGGCGGGAGCAGCGGAGCCACTTCTGCCACCACCGCAACGGTTTCCGCTTCCGCAACGGGTAGTCCTACCGCCACTTTGGCACCGCCTGTAGCGCCTGAAGCGGAGCGGAGTGCGGAGGGGGCGGAGGCTTTTGTTCGGTATTTTTGGGAGGTGCATAATTACGCTTACGAAAACCTGGAAACAAAACTTTTGACACGAATTTCCGAACCCAAATGCTCCTTCTGTAGAGCAACTGACAAAAATATTTCAGAACTTCGAACAGAAGGAACTCAAATCCAAGGTTCACGCGTGCGCATGGATCAAATCGCCGTTCCACCCATAGACATAAAAACTGGCGTTATAGTCTCAGGAACCATCGATCAAGAGCCCGCCCAACTCACACATGCCAATGGATCGCAGACCACGGCGTCTGCAATCTCTAATGCCCAATGCTTCGTAAGCCTCAACTGGACACAGAATAGCTGGCTCGTTGCAGACGTAGCCATTGAGGAGAGTTGA
- a CDS encoding glycoside hydrolase family 26 protein yields MLDTRRSRATRATTDSARMDPALARRKRRTAAGARVGAAGGSSFFSDETPEAAASGVRIEPARPQPRLTRSELRARRERMEKRRRRRAIQRQLTFGLIGRETDPQAKTEAIPELRETQTGSIRVRSGQTGAIRKPELAPEPSLLEVDVTADDPTPTGGISRREIRGKRPKTGRRSGGRSPIGRAVSNKRAWLGAVAITLVLAVPGYLYLDRTRGTTEEAALTSDSNEMPAQTATRSASPTSEELVEAQKRLGKATATAKKLATTKSKKATKSSSSSSSTTKDSTPSSSTSTGGTTQIGLANLSDSASGLGWASGLYMPGSSASNAAAFGKWRGAGIDVVVDWPARSSWDDLIDPDWLYDSWEGTSYTKSFGFPPFPENSGGSLSQCAAGSYNSKWKQIAQNIKDAGLDDTTVIRLGWEFNGDWYEWAAGDADNFAECWRQVVSAAESVAPALTWDWNVNRGVSAGLADPTKAYPGDKYVDIVGIDSYDMWPGATSEANWDEQLNGKQGLKYWVNFAKSHGKKVSVPEWGVYPGTAQAGHNGGDNAYYIGKMKSFFESLGSQLAYEAYFNEDASYYAGSIFGNVQNPEAAAKYKSIYSK; encoded by the coding sequence GTGCTCGACACCCGTCGCAGCCGCGCCACGCGCGCGACGACCGACTCCGCCCGCATGGACCCCGCCCTCGCCCGCCGCAAGCGCCGCACCGCCGCCGGTGCCCGCGTCGGCGCCGCCGGGGGTTCTTCTTTCTTCAGCGACGAGACCCCCGAGGCCGCCGCCTCCGGCGTCCGCATCGAACCGGCCCGGCCGCAGCCGCGTCTCACCCGTTCCGAGCTGCGCGCCCGCCGCGAGCGCATGGAGAAGCGCCGTCGCCGCCGCGCCATCCAGCGGCAGCTCACCTTCGGCCTGATCGGCCGGGAGACCGACCCGCAGGCCAAGACCGAGGCGATCCCCGAGCTGCGGGAGACGCAGACCGGGTCGATCCGCGTGCGTTCCGGCCAGACCGGCGCCATCCGCAAGCCCGAACTCGCGCCGGAGCCGAGCCTTCTCGAGGTCGACGTCACGGCCGACGACCCGACGCCGACCGGTGGCATCAGCCGCCGGGAGATCCGTGGCAAGCGCCCGAAGACCGGCCGCCGCTCCGGCGGGCGCAGCCCGATCGGCCGCGCGGTCAGCAACAAGCGGGCCTGGCTCGGCGCCGTCGCCATCACCCTGGTGCTCGCCGTGCCCGGCTACCTCTACCTGGACCGGACCCGCGGCACCACCGAAGAGGCCGCGCTGACCAGCGACAGCAACGAGATGCCCGCGCAGACCGCGACCCGGTCGGCCTCGCCGACGTCCGAGGAGCTGGTCGAGGCGCAGAAGCGGCTGGGCAAGGCCACGGCCACGGCGAAGAAGCTGGCCACCACCAAGAGCAAGAAGGCCACGAAGTCGTCGAGTTCCTCCAGCAGCACCACGAAGGACTCCACACCGAGCAGCAGCACCAGCACCGGTGGCACCACGCAGATCGGCCTGGCCAACCTCAGCGACAGCGCCTCCGGCCTTGGCTGGGCGTCCGGTCTGTACATGCCGGGCAGCAGCGCCAGCAACGCCGCCGCGTTCGGCAAGTGGCGCGGCGCGGGCATCGACGTGGTCGTCGACTGGCCGGCCCGCTCCAGCTGGGACGACCTGATCGACCCGGACTGGCTGTACGACTCCTGGGAGGGCACGTCGTACACCAAGTCGTTCGGCTTCCCGCCGTTCCCGGAGAACAGCGGTGGATCGCTGAGCCAGTGCGCCGCAGGCAGTTACAACAGCAAGTGGAAGCAGATCGCGCAGAACATCAAGGACGCCGGTCTGGACGACACCACCGTCATCCGCCTCGGCTGGGAGTTCAACGGCGACTGGTACGAGTGGGCCGCCGGTGACGCGGACAACTTCGCCGAGTGCTGGCGTCAGGTCGTCTCCGCGGCCGAGTCCGTGGCCCCGGCGCTGACCTGGGACTGGAACGTCAACCGGGGCGTCAGCGCCGGTCTGGCCGACCCGACCAAGGCCTACCCGGGCGACAAGTACGTCGACATCGTCGGCATCGACTCGTACGACATGTGGCCGGGCGCCACCAGCGAGGCCAACTGGGACGAGCAGCTCAACGGCAAGCAGGGCCTGAAGTACTGGGTCAACTTCGCCAAGAGCCATGGCAAGAAGGTCAGCGTGCCGGAATGGGGTGTCTACCCGGGCACCGCTCAGGCCGGGCACAACGGCGGTGACAACGCGTACTACATCGGCAAGATGAAGTCGTTCTTCGAAAGCCTGGGCAGTCAGCTGGCTTACGAGGCGTACTTCAACGAGGACGCCAGTTACTACGCCGGCTCGATCTTCGGGAACGTGCAGAACCCCGAGGCCGCCGCGAAGTACAAGTCGATCTACAGCAAGTAG
- a CDS encoding protein phosphatase 2C domain-containing protein: protein MNENPPSDALSAPEPVAGQRIICPNCGEDAEPGDLFCEGCGQDLPDGITPVPADTTKRPGGMSHPAASSPTQSSDPDALNPACRTCGGTSFLDGWCETCGAPAVKLRDHWQERPASWVAAVSDRGVRHHRNEDGMAISARPEPGSRAVLVVCDGVSSSFDSDIASLNAARAAREVLDRPRPDVPSVAGRISAWSERLALAGEEANRQAVEAGRTPSGRPGERQDSPPSCTFAAAVVDSGVIVVGWVGDSRIYWIPDSGEPEQMSRDDSWATEQILAGVPREEAENGPRAHAITRWLGPDSPDTVPTRDSRVPDRPGWLLVCSDGLWNYCSTAHDMAGLVRGLAHESQGDPVLLANRLVDWANGQGGQDNITAALARIAPIPPQRGAAPAGGAEHTEARSEGATPTRPIDVPSSDTDYGNPDA, encoded by the coding sequence GTGAACGAGAATCCTCCGTCCGACGCGCTGTCAGCGCCGGAACCCGTTGCGGGGCAGCGGATCATCTGCCCCAACTGCGGGGAGGACGCCGAGCCCGGCGACCTGTTCTGCGAGGGGTGCGGGCAGGACCTGCCCGACGGGATCACCCCGGTCCCGGCCGACACCACGAAACGGCCCGGCGGCATGAGCCACCCGGCCGCGTCGTCCCCCACGCAGTCGTCCGACCCGGACGCGCTGAACCCGGCCTGCCGCACCTGCGGCGGCACGTCGTTCCTCGACGGCTGGTGCGAGACCTGCGGCGCGCCCGCGGTCAAGCTGCGCGACCACTGGCAGGAGCGGCCGGCCAGCTGGGTGGCCGCGGTGTCGGACCGCGGCGTGCGGCACCACCGCAACGAGGACGGGATGGCGATCAGTGCCCGCCCCGAGCCCGGTTCCCGGGCCGTGCTGGTGGTCTGCGACGGGGTCTCGTCGTCGTTCGACTCCGACATCGCCAGCCTGAACGCCGCCCGCGCCGCCCGCGAGGTGCTCGACCGGCCGCGGCCCGACGTGCCGTCGGTGGCGGGCCGGATCTCGGCCTGGAGCGAGCGCCTGGCGCTGGCCGGCGAGGAGGCGAACCGGCAGGCCGTCGAGGCCGGGCGCACCCCCAGCGGCCGGCCCGGCGAACGTCAGGACAGCCCGCCGTCGTGCACCTTCGCGGCCGCGGTCGTGGACTCCGGGGTGATCGTGGTCGGCTGGGTCGGCGACAGCCGCATCTACTGGATCCCGGACTCCGGTGAGCCGGAACAGATGTCGCGGGACGACTCGTGGGCCACCGAGCAGATCCTCGCCGGGGTGCCGCGTGAAGAGGCGGAGAACGGGCCGCGGGCGCACGCCATCACCCGCTGGCTCGGCCCGGACAGCCCGGACACCGTGCCCACCCGCGACTCCCGGGTGCCCGACCGCCCGGGCTGGCTGCTGGTCTGCTCCGACGGCCTGTGGAACTACTGTTCCACGGCGCACGACATGGCCGGGCTGGTGCGGGGTCTCGCGCACGAGTCGCAGGGTGACCCGGTGCTGCTGGCGAACCGGCTGGTCGACTGGGCCAACGGGCAGGGGGGCCAGGACAACATCACGGCGGCCCTGGCCCGGATCGCCCCGATCCCGCCGCAGCGCGGGGCAGCCCCGGCGGGTGGCGCGGAGCACACGGAGGCGCGCTCGGAAGGCGCAACGCCGACCCGGCCCATCGACGTCCCCTCTTCGGACACCGACTACGGAAACCCGGACGCCTGA
- a CDS encoding SUKH-4 family immunity protein, with protein MEELRFGIKLDDRPARIQEMAGREFTVIGSASFYQEIGVDAEGRLFVLDPTPSTPSPMNSGMDAFRGFLRAFDEFYAGEPTTEDEEPAVPRRKRLRLLKKQLNAVDADAVHKDRFWCVVVEQIEDGIL; from the coding sequence ATGGAAGAGCTGCGCTTCGGCATCAAACTCGACGACCGGCCGGCCCGGATCCAGGAGATGGCGGGCCGCGAGTTCACCGTGATCGGTTCCGCCTCGTTCTACCAGGAGATCGGGGTGGACGCCGAGGGGCGGCTTTTCGTGCTCGATCCGACTCCCAGCACGCCGAGTCCGATGAACAGCGGTATGGACGCCTTCCGCGGCTTTCTGAGGGCGTTCGACGAGTTCTACGCCGGGGAACCCACCACCGAGGACGAGGAACCCGCCGTTCCGCGCCGCAAACGCCTTCGGCTGCTGAAGAAACAGCTGAACGCGGTCGATGCCGACGCCGTCCACAAAGACCGCTTCTGGTGTGTGGTGGTGGAACAGATCGAAGACGGGATTCTGTAG
- a CDS encoding vWA domain-containing protein, giving the protein MPSFSAEVFQNEFISEGTTDVHAIVSVTCSGAGEAGRGGGGDAAEIIIVDTSGSMLDAKIVAARQAAAVAVDQILDGTWFAIISGTHVATRAFPYPNARVSMVQMEPGAREAAKSAIAQLQADGGTAMGSWLKLAAQLFDTVPQATQRHAILLTDGQNQSEQPHQFQASIEAVTGRFQCDCRGVGADWDVAELRRVSTALLGTVGLIADPASMAEDFEQLMQKAMGRGVAEAQLRVWAPQGSQLLWVRQVSPNVEDLTSRKVEINPLTSGFPTGAWGDESRDYHVAVRVQPQPVGQERLAARVQLAVGSEVVSQGLVKAKWSGDDALTTRIDPAVAHYTGQAELAVVIQEGLAAKAAGDEATATTKLGRAVALAAETGNDEATSKLRKVVDIDDAATGTVRLKRSVDKLDEMALDTASTKTTRVNKR; this is encoded by the coding sequence ATGCCGTCCTTCAGCGCCGAGGTCTTCCAGAACGAGTTCATCTCCGAGGGCACCACCGACGTGCACGCCATCGTCTCGGTGACCTGCTCCGGCGCGGGCGAGGCCGGGCGTGGCGGAGGCGGTGACGCCGCCGAGATCATCATCGTCGACACCTCCGGGTCGATGCTCGACGCGAAGATCGTGGCCGCGCGGCAGGCCGCCGCGGTCGCGGTCGACCAGATCCTCGACGGCACCTGGTTCGCGATCATCTCGGGCACCCACGTGGCCACCCGCGCCTTCCCCTACCCGAACGCCCGGGTGTCGATGGTGCAGATGGAACCGGGGGCCCGGGAGGCCGCCAAGAGCGCGATCGCCCAGTTGCAGGCCGACGGCGGCACCGCGATGGGCTCGTGGCTGAAGCTCGCCGCGCAGCTGTTCGACACCGTGCCGCAGGCCACCCAGCGGCACGCGATCCTGCTCACCGACGGGCAGAACCAGAGTGAGCAGCCGCACCAGTTCCAGGCGTCGATCGAGGCGGTCACCGGCCGGTTCCAGTGCGACTGCCGGGGCGTCGGCGCGGACTGGGACGTGGCCGAGCTGCGCCGCGTCTCCACCGCCCTGCTCGGCACCGTCGGCCTGATCGCCGACCCGGCGTCGATGGCCGAGGACTTCGAGCAGCTCATGCAGAAGGCGATGGGCCGGGGTGTCGCCGAGGCCCAGCTCCGGGTGTGGGCGCCGCAGGGTTCGCAGCTGCTGTGGGTGCGCCAGGTCTCGCCGAACGTGGAGGACCTGACCAGCCGCAAGGTCGAGATCAACCCGCTGACCTCGGGTTTCCCCACCGGGGCCTGGGGTGACGAGTCCCGCGACTACCACGTGGCGGTGCGCGTTCAGCCCCAGCCGGTCGGCCAGGAACGGCTGGCGGCGCGGGTGCAGCTCGCGGTCGGCAGCGAGGTGGTGTCGCAGGGGCTGGTGAAGGCCAAGTGGTCCGGTGACGACGCCCTGACCACCCGCATCGACCCGGCCGTGGCGCACTACACCGGGCAGGCCGAGCTGGCCGTGGTGATTCAGGAAGGGCTGGCCGCCAAGGCTGCCGGTGACGAGGCGACCGCCACCACGAAGCTGGGACGTGCGGTGGCCCTGGCCGCCGAGACCGGTAACGATGAGGCCACGAGCAAACTGCGGAAGGTGGTCGACATCGACGACGCGGCGACCGGGACGGTTCGGTTGAAGCGGTCGGTCGACAAGCTGGACGAGATGGCGCTCGACACCGCCTCGACGAAGACGACAAGGGTCAACAAGCGATGA
- the glyA gene encoding serine hydroxymethyltransferase, with product MTSDATSTSRAITQTSLADADPELAAVLGQELGRQRGTLEMIASENFAPRAVLEAQGSVLTNKYAEGYPGKRYYGGCEYVDIAEELAISRVKSLFGADYANVQPHSGAQANAAAMHALIRHGDGILGLELAHGGHLTHGMKINYSGRLYNVAAYGVDPKSFLIDMDVVREKALEHRPKLIIAGWSAYPRQLDFAAFRSIADEVGAYLMVDMAHFAGLVAAGLHPSPIPHAHVTTSTTHKTLAGPRGGIILANDQENAKKFQSAVFPGQQGGPLMHVIAGKAAAFKIAHGEEFKDRQARTLRGAKILAERLTAEDATKAGVSVLTGGTDVHLILVDLRESTLDGQQAEDRLHEIGITVNRNAVPFDPRPPMVTSGLRIGTPALATRGFGDEEFTEVADVIAAALQPTCDVEALRKRVDKLAADFPLYDGLETW from the coding sequence ATGACCTCCGATGCCACGTCCACCAGCCGTGCGATCACCCAGACCTCTCTGGCCGACGCCGACCCCGAACTCGCCGCCGTCCTCGGCCAGGAGCTCGGCCGCCAGCGGGGCACCCTGGAGATGATCGCCAGCGAGAACTTCGCCCCCCGCGCCGTGCTGGAGGCGCAGGGCTCGGTGCTCACCAACAAGTACGCCGAGGGTTACCCGGGCAAGCGGTACTACGGCGGCTGCGAGTACGTCGACATCGCCGAAGAGCTCGCGATCAGCCGGGTCAAGTCGCTGTTCGGCGCCGACTACGCCAACGTGCAGCCGCACTCCGGCGCGCAGGCCAACGCCGCCGCCATGCACGCGCTGATCCGTCACGGCGACGGCATCCTCGGCCTCGAACTGGCCCACGGCGGTCACCTGACCCACGGCATGAAGATCAACTACAGCGGCCGGCTGTACAACGTGGCGGCCTACGGGGTCGACCCGAAGAGCTTCCTGATCGACATGGACGTGGTGCGGGAGAAGGCCCTCGAGCACCGGCCCAAGCTGATCATCGCCGGCTGGTCGGCCTACCCGCGTCAGCTCGACTTCGCGGCGTTCCGCAGCATCGCCGACGAGGTCGGCGCCTACCTGATGGTCGACATGGCGCACTTCGCCGGCCTGGTCGCGGCCGGTCTGCACCCCAGCCCGATCCCGCACGCCCACGTCACCACCAGCACCACGCACAAGACGCTGGCCGGCCCGCGCGGCGGCATCATCCTGGCCAACGACCAGGAGAACGCCAAGAAGTTCCAGTCCGCGGTGTTCCCGGGCCAGCAGGGCGGCCCGCTGATGCACGTCATCGCCGGCAAGGCGGCCGCGTTCAAGATCGCCCACGGCGAGGAGTTCAAGGACCGCCAGGCCCGCACGCTGCGCGGCGCGAAGATCCTGGCCGAGCGCCTCACCGCCGAAGACGCCACCAAGGCAGGCGTTTCCGTGCTCACCGGCGGCACCGACGTGCACCTGATCCTGGTCGACCTGCGCGAGTCCACGCTCGACGGCCAGCAGGCCGAGGACCGGCTGCACGAGATCGGCATCACCGTGAACCGCAACGCCGTGCCGTTCGACCCGCGCCCGCCGATGGTCACCTCCGGTCTGCGCATCGGCACCCCGGCGCTGGCCACCCGGGGCTTCGGCGACGAGGAGTTCACCGAGGTCGCCGACGTGATCGCCGCCGCCCTCCAGCCGACCTGCGACGTCGAGGCCCTGCGCAAGCGGGTCGACAAGCTGGCCGCCGACTTCCCGCTGTACGACGGCCTGGAGACCTGGTGA
- a CDS encoding serine/threonine-protein kinase has protein sequence MPATPLSCAQPGCTGTIEDGYCNVCGSPAAMGAPAPTPGNGIEMSSRTVSSSSNRLASAPLGSARATGGTNGTRRLGSTSSRTRAARLGAGITTVPPAPVPDPLAAVQENPEVPENRRFCPNCGNPVGRSRQGRAGRPEGFCPNCRAPFSFTPKLKHGDLVAHQYEVVGAIAHGGLGWIYLAKDKNVSDRWVVLKGLLNSGDPDALAAAIAEQRFLAQVEHPLIVEIYNFVTHDDAGYIVMEYVAGQSLKDILKDRMKAAGGAYSPFPVDQAVAYILEVLPAFQYLHDTGLLYCDFKPDNIIQAGDSIKLIDLGGVRRIDDLDSAIYGTVGYQAPEVPDVGPSVASDIYTLGRSLVSLAMEFRGNTSTYATTLPSVNDTPLFQQYDSLYRLLAKCCAPNPGDRFATADELRTQLLGVLREVVAADRHGERPASHSTASLLFEPPVVEGDRLQWDNLPRLRVDDADPQAAWLASISVTDPLEKLDLLVKAQNPSIEVQLATAYTAVEAGDLSRADATVGQILADDPWEWRAVWVAGLAALARQDAPNAQAAFNAVYGQAPGELAPKLALAMACEEGGQPDIAESLYLTCLRTDANFTAPAAFGLARIRSQRHSEGQGELEAAIAALDMVPTTSRSFVSARRQKAALLVASGAGLDALSAALESVAAVRLDPRDRAQLRVEVLAAALADVQQDGPRPNVLVGGVPAEAPPLQDGLEAAYRELAGLTEKRDERIQLVDEANKVRRWTWR, from the coding sequence ATGCCCGCCACTCCGCTCTCCTGCGCCCAGCCGGGCTGTACCGGCACCATCGAGGACGGGTACTGCAACGTCTGCGGTTCGCCGGCCGCGATGGGCGCGCCCGCCCCGACCCCCGGCAACGGCATCGAGATGTCGAGCCGCACCGTCTCGTCGTCGTCCAACCGGCTGGCCAGTGCCCCGCTCGGCTCGGCCCGGGCGACGGGCGGCACCAACGGCACCCGCCGTCTCGGCTCCACCTCCTCCCGCACCCGCGCCGCCCGGCTCGGCGCGGGCATCACCACCGTGCCCCCGGCCCCGGTGCCGGACCCGCTGGCCGCGGTGCAGGAGAACCCGGAAGTGCCGGAGAACCGCCGGTTCTGCCCGAACTGCGGCAACCCGGTGGGGCGTTCCCGGCAGGGCCGGGCCGGCCGGCCCGAGGGCTTCTGCCCGAACTGCCGGGCGCCGTTCTCGTTCACGCCCAAGCTGAAGCACGGCGATCTGGTGGCCCACCAGTACGAGGTGGTCGGCGCGATCGCACACGGCGGGCTGGGCTGGATCTACCTGGCCAAGGACAAGAACGTGTCCGACCGCTGGGTGGTGCTGAAGGGTCTGCTCAACTCCGGCGACCCGGACGCGCTGGCCGCGGCCATCGCCGAGCAGCGGTTCCTGGCCCAGGTCGAGCACCCGCTGATCGTCGAGATCTACAACTTCGTCACCCACGACGACGCCGGCTACATCGTGATGGAGTACGTCGCCGGGCAGTCGCTGAAAGACATCCTGAAAGACCGGATGAAGGCCGCCGGCGGGGCCTACTCACCGTTCCCGGTGGACCAGGCGGTCGCCTACATCCTGGAGGTGCTGCCGGCCTTCCAGTACCTGCACGACACCGGGCTGCTCTACTGTGACTTCAAGCCGGACAACATCATTCAGGCCGGCGACTCGATCAAGCTGATCGACCTCGGCGGGGTGCGCCGCATCGACGACCTGGACTCGGCGATCTACGGCACCGTCGGCTACCAGGCCCCCGAAGTGCCCGACGTCGGCCCGTCGGTGGCCAGCGACATCTACACGCTCGGCCGCAGCCTGGTCTCGCTCGCGATGGAGTTCCGCGGCAACACCTCCACCTACGCCACCACGCTGCCCAGCGTCAACGACACCCCGCTGTTCCAGCAGTACGACTCGCTGTACCGGCTGCTGGCCAAGTGCTGCGCCCCCAACCCGGGCGACCGGTTCGCCACCGCCGACGAACTACGCACCCAGCTGCTCGGCGTGCTGCGCGAGGTGGTCGCCGCCGACCGGCACGGCGAGCGCCCCGCCTCGCACTCCACCGCCTCGCTGCTGTTCGAGCCGCCGGTGGTCGAGGGCGACCGGCTCCAGTGGGACAACCTGCCCCGGCTGCGGGTGGACGACGCCGACCCGCAGGCCGCCTGGCTCGCCTCGATCAGCGTCACCGATCCGCTGGAGAAGCTCGACCTGCTGGTCAAGGCCCAGAACCCGTCGATCGAGGTGCAACTGGCCACCGCCTACACCGCGGTCGAGGCCGGCGACCTGAGCCGGGCCGACGCCACCGTCGGCCAGATCCTCGCCGACGACCCGTGGGAGTGGCGCGCCGTCTGGGTCGCCGGGCTCGCCGCCCTGGCCCGTCAGGACGCCCCCAACGCCCAGGCCGCGTTCAACGCCGTCTACGGCCAGGCCCCCGGTGAGCTGGCGCCCAAGCTGGCGCTCGCGATGGCCTGCGAGGAGGGCGGCCAGCCCGACATCGCCGAAAGCCTTTACCTCACCTGCCTGCGCACCGATGCCAACTTCACCGCCCCGGCGGCGTTCGGCCTGGCCCGGATCCGCTCGCAGCGGCACTCCGAGGGCCAGGGAGAACTGGAGGCGGCGATCGCGGCGCTCGACATGGTGCCCACCACCAGCCGTAGCTTCGTCAGCGCCCGGCGTCAGAAGGCGGCGCTGCTGGTGGCTTCCGGGGCCGGGCTGGACGCGCTGTCCGCCGCGCTGGAGAGCGTGGCGGCGGTGCGTCTCGACCCCCGCGACCGGGCCCAGCTGCGGGTCGAGGTGCTGGCCGCGGCGCTGGCCGACGTGCAGCAGGACGGTCCGCGGCCCAACGTCCTGGTCGGCGGTGTGCCGGCCGAGGCCCCGCCGCTCCAGGACGGCCTGGAGGCTGCCTACCGTGAGCTGGCCGGGCTGACCGAGAAGCGGGACGAGCGGATCCAACTCGTCGACGAGGCGAACAAGGTGCGCCGCTGGACCTGGCGGTGA
- a CDS encoding FHA domain-containing protein, whose protein sequence is MSSRCPDGHVSESTDYCDVCGQPMSAASASPPPPPLPQATVPNPLDLGAGPSDKDCPNCGSVVPADDLFCEVCGYDFTTGVMPEPVAVPGAQQLVDDVSSAAPGARPAAPPAPGLAPPTSGPLTWVAEVWVDPDWYATQESDDPCPSPGMPGVVPLWDQSILVGRRSTSRNIHPQLDCGGDHGVSRRHAQLTTDGQRWFAEDLQSSNGTYIAPAGAPLPTDPIPAGQRTEFREGDRVYVGAWTRLVIRRATPDEQ, encoded by the coding sequence ATGAGTTCACGCTGTCCTGACGGGCACGTCTCCGAATCGACCGACTACTGCGACGTCTGTGGGCAGCCGATGAGTGCCGCCTCCGCGTCGCCCCCACCTCCGCCCCTGCCGCAGGCGACGGTGCCCAACCCCCTCGACCTGGGGGCCGGTCCGTCCGACAAGGACTGCCCGAACTGCGGTTCCGTCGTGCCGGCCGATGACCTGTTCTGTGAGGTCTGCGGGTACGACTTCACCACCGGCGTGATGCCCGAGCCGGTTGCGGTGCCGGGGGCCCAACAGCTTGTGGACGACGTGAGCTCCGCGGCGCCCGGCGCCCGTCCGGCGGCTCCGCCGGCGCCGGGCCTCGCCCCGCCGACCTCAGGCCCGCTGACCTGGGTGGCCGAGGTCTGGGTGGACCCGGACTGGTACGCCACCCAGGAGAGCGACGACCCGTGCCCGTCGCCCGGCATGCCCGGCGTGGTGCCGCTGTGGGACCAGAGCATCCTGGTCGGCCGCCGCTCCACCAGCCGGAACATCCACCCCCAGCTGGACTGCGGCGGCGACCACGGCGTCTCGCGGCGTCATGCCCAGCTCACCACCGACGGCCAGCGCTGGTTCGCCGAGGACCTCCAGTCCTCGAACGGCACCTACATCGCGCCCGCCGGCGCCCCCCTGCCCACCGACCCCATCCCGGCCGGCCAGCGGACCGAGTTCCGCGAGGGCGACCGGGTCTACGTGGGGGCGTGGACCCGCCTGGTGATCCGCCGGGCGACGCCCGACGAGCAGTAG
- the purU gene encoding formyltetrahydrofolate deformylase: MGTGGSAPADRQQYVLTLSCEDRPGIVYAVASFLIQHGCNILQSEQYDADAAADTAGTFFMRVQFTALDPVETLDRLRAGFLSVADSFHMQWRLVDASTRCRTLILVSRFGHCLNDLLFRHRIGALGIDIPAVVSNHTDFQDLVESHGIPFIHVPVTKATKPEAEKQLLEIVDREKIDLVVLARYMQVLSPELCQALTGRAINIHHSFLPSFKGARPYQQAHARGVKIIGATAHYVTSDLDEGPIIEQDVERVTHATTAEQMAAVGRDVECQVLARAVAWHAENRVMINGTRTVVFS; encoded by the coding sequence CTGGGCACCGGCGGGTCGGCCCCGGCAGACCGTCAGCAGTACGTCCTCACCCTTTCCTGCGAGGACCGGCCGGGCATCGTCTACGCCGTCGCCAGCTTCCTGATCCAGCACGGCTGCAACATTCTCCAGAGCGAGCAGTACGACGCCGACGCCGCGGCGGACACGGCCGGCACCTTCTTCATGCGGGTGCAGTTCACGGCCCTCGACCCGGTGGAGACGCTCGACCGTCTGCGGGCGGGTTTCCTGTCCGTCGCCGACTCCTTCCACATGCAGTGGAGGCTGGTCGACGCCTCCACCCGCTGCCGCACGCTGATCCTCGTCTCCCGGTTCGGCCACTGCCTCAACGACCTGTTGTTCCGCCACCGCATCGGTGCCCTCGGCATCGACATCCCCGCGGTGGTCAGCAACCACACCGACTTCCAGGACCTGGTCGAGAGCCACGGCATCCCGTTCATCCACGTGCCGGTCACGAAGGCCACCAAGCCCGAGGCCGAGAAGCAGCTGCTGGAGATCGTCGACCGCGAGAAGATCGACCTGGTGGTGCTGGCCCGCTACATGCAGGTGCTCTCCCCCGAGCTGTGCCAGGCCCTGACCGGCCGGGCGATCAACATCCACCACTCGTTCCTGCCCAGCTTCAAGGGCGCCCGCCCCTACCAGCAGGCCCATGCGCGAGGCGTGAAGATCATCGGGGCCACCGCCCACTACGTGACGAGCGACCTGGACGAGGGCCCGATCATCGAGCAGGACGTCGAGCGCGTCACCCACGCCACGACGGCGGAGCAGATGGCCGCCGTCGGCCGCGACGTCGAGTGCCAGGTGCTGGCCCGGGCCGTGGCCTGGCACGCCGAGAACCGGGTGATGATCAACGGTACCCGGACCGTCGTGTTCAGCTGA